The following coding sequences lie in one Cygnus olor isolate bCygOlo1 chromosome 8, bCygOlo1.pri.v2, whole genome shotgun sequence genomic window:
- the PLPPR4 gene encoding 2-lysophosphatidate phosphatase PLPPR4: MSAKERPKGKVTKDSVTLLPCFYFVELPILASSVVSLYFLELTDVFKPVHSGFNCYDKSLSMPYIEPTQEAVPFLMLLSLVFAGPSITIMVGEGILYCCLSKRRNGIGTEANINAGGCNFNSFLRRAVRFVGVHVFGLCSTALVTDIIQLSTGYQAPYFLTVCKPNYTSLNVSCSENSYVVEDICSGADTNIINAGRKSFPSQHATLAAFAAVYISMYFNSTLTDSSKLLKPLLVFAFIICGIICGLTRITQYKNHPVDVYCGFLIGGGIALYLGLYAVGNFLPSEENVFHQNFHREPLRSLTDLSQDANRILPGKNGSSTDGIASHRSESILNRNHRDSGSLTNIKRANADVEIITPRSPMGKENMVTFSNTLPRVNTPSLEDPARRNATIHASMDSARSKQLLSQWKNKNESRKLSLQVIETESGQSPPRAIEMRSSSEPSRVGVNGDHHGPSSQYLKIQPGSVPGCNNSGLSGGPRVSIQSRPGSSQLVHIPEETQENVNTSPKSSSARAKWLKAAEKSVACRSNSQPRIMQVIAMSKQQGVLQGSPKGSEGSTVTCTGAIRYKTLTDHEPSSIVRVEAHPENNRPVIQMPSEGEGSGSWKWKGPEKVTLRQTYELNDLNRDSESCDSLKDSYGSGDRKRSNIDNSEHHHHGITTIRVTPVEGSEIGSETLSISSSRDSTLRRKGNIILIPERGSSPENTRNIFYKGTSPTRAYKE; the protein is encoded by the exons ttGCCAATATTGGCATCTTCTGTTGTTAGCCTTTATTTTCTTGAACTTACTGATGTCTTCAAGCCAGTTCACTCAGGATTTAATTGCTATGACAAGAGTCTGAGTATGCCATACATTGAACCTACACAAGAGGCTGTTCCCTTTTTGATGTTGCTTAGTCTGGTGTTTGCTGGACCATCAATTACG ATAATGGTAGGAGAAGGAATTCTCTACTGTTGCCTgtccaaaagaagaaatgggatTGGAACAGAGGCCAATATTAATGCAGGAGGATGCAACTTCAATTCTTTTCTTAGAAGAGCTGTCAGATTTGTTG GTGTTCATGTGTTTGGTCTTTGTTCCACTGCTCTTGTTACTGATATTATACAGCTATCAACAGGATATCAGGCACCATATTTCCTGACTGTTTGCAAGCCTAACTATACATCCCTAAATGTTTCCTGCTCAGAGAATTCATATGTTGTGGAAGATATTTGCTCAGGAGCTGATACTAATATTATCAATGCCGGAAG AAAGTCATTCCCATCTCAACATGCCACCCTGGCAGCTTTTGCAGCAGTGTATATTTCG atgtaCTTCAATTCTACGTTAACAGATTCCTCAAAACTTCTGAAACCACTCTTGGTCTTTGCTTTTATCATCTGTGGAATTATATGTGGTCTGACTCGTATCACCCAGTATAAGAATCATCCAGTTGATGTTTATTGTGGCTTTCTCATAGGAGGAGGAATTGCTCTCTATTTG GGCCTGTATGCGGTGGGAAACTTCTTGCCAAGTGAGGAGAATGTGTTTCACCAGAATTTTCACAGAGAACCCCTGAGGTCTTTGACAGACCTCAGTCAAGATGCCAACAGAATCCTGCCAGGTAAAAATGGAAGCAGCACTGATGGCATTGCCTCTCACCGTTCAGAAAGTATCCTGAACAGAAACCACAGAGATTCTGGGTCTCTGACTAACATCAAGAGAGCAAATGCTGATGTAGAAATCATAACACCACGAAGCCcaatgggaaaggaaaacatggtTACTTTCAGTAACACTTTGCCAAGAGTCAACACGCCATCCTTGGAAGATCCAGCAAGACGAAATGCAACAATTCATGCATCAATGGATTCTGCCCGCTCCAAACAGCTGCTTTCCCAGTGGAAGAATAAGAACGAAAGCCGAAAGTTGTCACTGCAAGTAATAGAGACTGAATCTGGCCAGTCACCACCAAGAGCTATTGAAATGAGGTCAAGCTCAGAGCCTTCCAGAGTGGGTGTAAATGGTGATCATCATGGCCCAAGTAGCCAATACCTGAAAATTCAACCTGGCAGTGTACCAGGTTGTAACAACTCAGGTCTTTCTGGTGGGCCAAGGGTCTCTATTCAGTCACGTCCTGGCTCTTCCCAGTTAGTGCATATTCCTGAAGAGACTCAGGAAAATGTGAACACGTCTCCCAAAAGCAGTTCAGCTAGAGCTAAATGGCTGAAAGCTGCTGAGAAGAGTGTTGCATGTAGAAGCAACAGCCAGCCACGAATCATGCAAGTAATAGCCATGTCTAAGCAGCAAGGAGTGCTTCAAGGCAGTCCAAAGGGTTCAGAGGGAAGCACAGTCACTTGTACAGGAGCCATTAGATATAAAACCTTGACAGACCACGAGCCAAGCAGCATTGTCAGAGTCGAGGCCCATCCAGAAAACAACAGACCTGTAATTCAGATGCCATCAGAAGGTGAAGGAAGTGGGTCATGGAAATGGAAAGGTCCTGAAAAAGTCACCCTTCGTCAGACATATGAGCTAAATGATCTCAACAGAGACTCTGAGAGCTGTGACTCCTTAAAAGACAGTTATGGGTCAGGTGACAGGAAAAGGAGCAACATAGATAACAGTGAGCATCACCATCACGGAATCACTACAATAAGAGTCACACCTGTGGAGGGAAGTGAGATTGGCTCAGAGACCCTGTCCATTTCTTCTAGCCGGGACTCAACACTTCGAAGAAAAGGTAACATAATTTTAATCCCTGAACGAGGGAGCAGTCCAGAGAACACCAGAAACATCTTCTATAAAGGCACATCCCCCACACGAGCATACAAAGAATGA